In the Planctomycetota bacterium genome, one interval contains:
- a CDS encoding alpha/beta hydrolase family protein: MAAIVVLALLASPQELKLDFSEEPPPGLRLLHGARRAEGTLEFLNPLQTAEIDFSRRLDGIPALTVGGWFFPRGRGEQYFFFRGLPEYSGLGERWLRPHPEWVGFVLGTDARGFLMGAVHGNGSMPFPYVTLDEVPFGSWSQIVAVKDARGHQKFYRNGTLVGSDLDSAHAPKITPFRDTAEGPPVRVTVPLGGRVGEVWIHARELSAEEIRRDFEAQKARYFPALPAEPVSLREMNLHPRPGLWKEPVTAETWPRIRERLLGAYERVFGRMPAERVPLDPRILSEEDCGTYVRRKVSLQVQPGDRMPAYLLVPKNLPGRVPAVVCFYGTTRGAGKDTLVGLSGPAPGTPPEKNRAFALDMVEAGFVAFAADYRRDGERIRPGRRPYDTSDFYREFPDWSIHGKDAWDTMRAIDYLQTLDVVDPDRIGMVGHSYGGHSTIFTTAIEPRIRAAWANGPVSEFIHHGSHWAVPAGGGASQSLPAMRPYVLDPTQPAPLAFYEVMALAAPRALAVGQAAGERRPLDEENHAAVRRVYEALGAADRVRFVWYAGDHDFPPVTRREAVAWLRRHLR; encoded by the coding sequence GTGGCCGCGATCGTCGTCCTGGCGCTTCTGGCATCCCCTCAGGAGCTCAAGCTCGATTTCTCGGAGGAACCTCCCCCGGGACTCCGCCTCCTCCACGGGGCCCGCCGCGCCGAAGGAACGCTCGAATTCCTCAATCCCCTCCAGACGGCGGAGATCGACTTCTCCCGCCGGCTCGACGGAATCCCGGCCCTTACGGTCGGCGGGTGGTTTTTTCCGCGCGGCCGGGGGGAGCAGTATTTCTTCTTCCGGGGGCTGCCCGAGTATTCGGGCCTGGGCGAGCGGTGGCTGCGGCCGCACCCCGAATGGGTGGGCTTCGTCCTGGGAACGGACGCGCGGGGATTCCTCATGGGCGCGGTCCACGGAAACGGATCGATGCCCTTCCCCTACGTCACCCTGGACGAAGTGCCGTTCGGCTCCTGGAGCCAGATCGTGGCCGTCAAGGACGCCCGCGGCCACCAGAAATTCTACCGGAACGGAACGCTCGTGGGCTCGGACCTCGACTCCGCGCACGCCCCGAAGATCACGCCCTTTCGGGACACGGCCGAAGGCCCGCCCGTCCGCGTGACCGTGCCCCTCGGCGGCCGGGTCGGCGAGGTGTGGATCCACGCCCGCGAGCTTTCGGCGGAGGAAATCCGCCGGGACTTCGAAGCCCAGAAGGCCCGCTATTTCCCCGCGCTTCCCGCGGAGCCCGTATCGCTGCGCGAGATGAATCTCCATCCGCGGCCGGGCCTCTGGAAGGAGCCGGTCACGGCCGAAACCTGGCCCCGGATCCGCGAACGCCTCCTCGGCGCCTATGAGCGCGTTTTCGGCCGGATGCCCGCCGAACGGGTCCCGCTCGATCCGCGGATCCTCTCCGAGGAGGACTGCGGGACGTACGTCCGCCGGAAGGTATCCCTCCAGGTCCAGCCGGGGGACCGGATGCCGGCCTATCTTCTGGTCCCGAAGAATCTCCCGGGACGCGTTCCGGCGGTGGTGTGCTTCTACGGCACGACGCGCGGCGCCGGGAAGGACACGCTGGTCGGCCTGTCGGGGCCCGCGCCGGGGACGCCGCCGGAGAAAAACCGCGCGTTCGCCCTGGACATGGTCGAGGCGGGCTTCGTGGCCTTCGCCGCCGACTATCGGCGCGACGGCGAGCGGATCCGTCCCGGCCGCCGGCCGTACGACACCTCGGATTTCTACCGCGAGTTCCCGGATTGGTCGATCCACGGCAAGGATGCGTGGGACACGATGCGGGCGATCGACTACCTCCAGACGCTCGACGTCGTGGATCCCGACCGGATCGGCATGGTGGGCCATTCCTACGGCGGCCACAGCACGATCTTCACGACGGCGATCGAGCCCCGAATCCGGGCGGCCTGGGCCAACGGCCCGGTCTCGGAGTTCATCCACCACGGCTCCCACTGGGCGGTCCCGGCGGGAGGCGGGGCGAGCCAGTCTCTCCCGGCGATGCGGCCGTACGTCCTCGACCCCACGCAGCCGGCGCCGCTGGCCTTCTACGAAGTCATGGCGCTGGCGGCGCCCCGGGCGCTCGCCGTGGGCCAGGCGGCCGGCGAACGCCGC